The region CCCGTGCGTCCGCTCCGCTTGCGCGTGGACGCCGGGAGCGCATCTTGATCGCTCACCACCAGCCGAGGAGCGACCATGTCGACCGCCACCCCTGGAGCCGCCGTGTCCGGGCCCGCCTCCCTGCCCAGCCCCAAGCAGCAGTTCCTGGACGCCTACGAGCGCGAGCACCAGACCACCATGCGGGTCCTGCGCGCCTACCCGACCGACAGGCTGGACCTGCAGCCCCACCCGAAGTGCAAGACGGCGCGCGAGCTGGCGTGGATCTTCGTGCTGGAGCGGGGGCTGGGGACGCACGTGTTCAACAACGTCTTCGCCACCGGCGGGCCGTCGGGCGAGATGCCGCCGGCGCCCGAGTCGTG is a window of Longimicrobium sp. DNA encoding:
- a CDS encoding DinB family protein; the encoded protein is MSTATPGAAVSGPASLPSPKQQFLDAYEREHQTTMRVLRAYPTDRLDLQPHPKCKTARELAWIFVLERGLGTHVFNNVFATGGPSGEMPPAPESWDEILGALEHAHREFGELVRSTPDEKLFENVKFFTAPHTMGDVSRLQFAWFLLCDEIHHRGQFSIYLRMADAKVPSIYGPTADEPWM